Within Dreissena polymorpha isolate Duluth1 chromosome 13, UMN_Dpol_1.0, whole genome shotgun sequence, the genomic segment AGGAAGCTTAAAGCATTTGTATTAAGCTCCGATGTCCCAGAATGAGATTCTCTGTGTTCACCTGCTTAAAATCAAGTCATCCATGCACTAACACCGTGGCCAGGGAACGTCGGTACCACTGTTTTCAAATGGCCGGCGATATCAGAGGAGATAATCAAGTGACAAAGAAGCTTGCgatgtccatgccgagacaggtagtTTTCGCcgattattcatatatatatatatatttgtttttaatgccgctcactttcctgCCATATCGGCAAGACAGTGATAAACGTTTATATCGTATTTATagtcgctctttatctcgacatTACTGGTGCAAAATTTCTaagcgggtcacaaaattacagctccggTAAAAAAATTCGCAAACAATCGAAGCGCGCAAGTGAATGCTAAATACATTTCTCACAATAATGCTATCCGTCCATGGATACTATGCAATTTATCGGCAAGCTAAAAcagattttgtaaatttaccttAATTACGGACACTGGACGAGTGTACAAGAAAAGAAGAAGCATTAGAATGGAAGGTATAATTAGATGTATGAACAATAGAACGCTTTAACTTGTAACAATAGGTACAAAAAACATAATTGTTTCTAGCGCATATCATCTTAAATTATTGACAGATGATTTATATGTGATTTTTTATACTAAAAACCGATTTGGAAATATTAACGAACCATTCAAATAATCAATGGTTTATGAATCAATGTTCGACCATAGTTCTTAAGAACATAAGGATTAGTACATAGCATTCCTAAACTTATATACATAACGGAATAACGGTTCTTTCATAAAAATTGGTGAAGCCATTGTAGTTATATAACCGCTCGTAATGTGTGGAATCTCTTTTGCGTAGATTAGAAAATTAATGCGAATTATAACTACTTAAAAAATCCTGCATAAGTGGTATACTTTTTCATCATGCCGATTCGACGCTTTAATACATTTGCGCTATTTGGTCAAAACGAAAACCGCACTGTTAACTGAATGTTATACAATTTAAACCTGCTTTCGAAACTAGATGAAGcgtttttttcttattatatcCCTGCGGCCATTTTGTTTCACAAGTAAAAGTAGGAATTTAGAGTTTATATACACTGATGAATGAATAAGCGCCACAATGATTGTCAGATATTGTAATGATAAACCacccattttgtaataaagattgaAAACGTAACTGACTATTCAGTCCGTGTATTTAAACGACGTTAGTCCTGTCTTGATAGCATACAGTTTTATTTTGGTGTGCATTTGGTACGGACTGCGCGTGAGTATATGTTTTTTCTTGCTATGGAGTTTTATACCGGCACGTGACAGCGTTTGGCAATTTCTGCTAGCTTTCTTGTATTAAACAAAGACCTGTTGTCTATAGGtctttgtattaaataaatacgATGGTTAACATATTTTGGAATTATTAGGTGTTTTATGATTTAAGCAATTGTAATTTATTCTTCTAGATAAAAAATAGCAGTAGGGTACGGTCGATAAcacttgtttattgtttaaacattaatattaatttatgcaTTTGCACTCTTGCACGTTTGttaaaacacaatagtttaataCGGTCGACTGGAAATGATGCTGTTTTAATATCAATTTACGGTTGTAGTATTTTCTTAATGCGCACACTTGCAATATCGACTTAAAATAAAAGTGTGTTTCCTTTCTTAACACCGTCTTGGATATTGTACCAGTCCGATTCGCCAAAATGAGTTCATATTTGCAGTTCGACTGGGCGTCGGTTAAAGTATGCTTTTTCTCAGTTACTCTGCGCATCTCTCCACTTTTACTATTGACGGTTCTATGTTTATGAACCCACTTTTGAAAGGTTTGGGGAGGAAGGGCGGTCAAAAAGATTTGCCAACCGTCTGCCCGTCCTTCTGCACTCGCgttgtttttgttgctgttgttgttgtttgtttgttgttgtagttgttgttgttgttttttttggcggggggggggtgggggtgggggtgggttaCTCACTCAAAAAAGGATGTGAACTTGCCAACATATTTAGGTGTGGATGTTTTCAATATACTGTATGGTATCCTGCATTGTAACCCTTTAAAAAACGTATGTGtagcttgtaaataaaaaacaacaacaacagcgtATTATCTTTGGAACCACAAGTTGTATTTCAACCGTGTGTCATAACAGCAGTTAGTTGTTCTGTCCAATCGTTCGACATTTGCCGTTTTTCGAGGGAAATAAGTGAAAGAAGTCGGTCACTTATTGtgtgtttcaatacatgtataatcaGATATACACGAAATCTGAATGTGCTGCTTGTAAATGCATTTACTAAATGATGCGAGGCTTCAATACTCTgcttattctttttttttctttcttcactgtttttttttcatcttctTCCTCTTTTTCGTATTCTTATTCATTTGGGAATTAATTTAGCCGCACGTTGGAAAAACGGGtcttatgcatgtgcgttgtggtttcattacactaaatcattttgtatccctccgtggtccttTCGAAAGTAGTGCcgatttctaaagagttccttttctcttcggtattaaaagcaatttagcgatcgcacccatgctttttgtgattatttcctgcattctgtgtgtgtctgcaacattttggcgcatttcattggggattaggttgaaagatgactgtttggggtgcgtttattgaagaacggggcttttgtcgaaatttcactttcaaaaCTCTGTTTTCAGAGGGTGCTTGCCTTTTAgcgaattttactttcttagaagttgcgagaccataTGTTTTTGACTGCATGTATTGAAAGAAGacagatttatctttaaaatgataccggtcttgcaaaatttgatatatatgagataaaagaaaaatgctttgaaagttgacAGTTTTATAAagggaccctatgggaaatggaattagtgtaatataaccttgtgtcatcccagatatgtATTTGCTGGCAAATTAGGGACGGCAAATTCCGTCTACACTGAATTGTGCTGTTCAGGAAAAGCTAAAtttaaacgattttttttaataaaaaggaaagtgtcgtcatttATATGCCTATGCTGAGTACAcaagctaatttgggatgacactgtTCGCACGCTTATTAAGCCCCGATTTTCCAGAGTCAAGctaatgtatcagttaaatgccCATATGTTGAAATGGTATATAATGTGACCGAAAACAAGTGAAAAAGAAACCGAATTAATCACGGATATTTTTCTTACATTAGCGCAGCCTCTGGCGCAAtagaaatttacaccgtaaaaCAAATCAAAAGCTTTTATTTAACTACAGTTGAAGTACACGAAGAGCAGAAAAAGTACTCTTACGATCACAGCAACAAAATCAAATCAGTTACCCACATGCgggaatacaaatataaaaaagttgcaAAATTAAATAAACCGTGGCCTAGAATAACATAGTAAACTTAGTGATTTAGAACACATTAAGTGCCCTACATATGTTATTCGTAAATGCAAAGGTTGTTAATTGTCATATAATTGCATTACGCTTGAATAGTCTCATACAAATGATAGTATTTCGTAAAATTTTACCTCAACTTAGTATAAAATCTGTCAATTTGCAATTCAGTATAATgctgttttgacaggtttttgaCAGGTTGACACACTtaacaattaaaaagaaaataaactgCGCGAGAAAACATATTTCATCAGCGTTGCTTTATGTTTAGCATTGTGTATGTTGTTCAAAAGCTATAGTCGTGACACAATACGGTTAAGGCGGCACTTAACGCTTAtgaattgggccgtgctctgtgaaaatggggcttaatgcatgtgcgtaaagtatcgtcccagattagcctgtgcagtcgtttatagaaagtctcttctttgcataaatccagttaaggcggaaagtgtcgtccctgattagcctgtgcgggctgcagaGGATAATccgggataacactttacgcacatgcattaaacccctttccacagagcacggctgaattaagcctcgttttttccagagcgagactcatatgcAATTCTTTTTGGCAAAGGATACGAAACGGTAGAGGCTATTAAAATgaccgatttttttttctttcatagtGTTTTGATTACGACTTAATGTAACGTGTAGCGACGTCTGCTTAAAAATGTTGCAAATTCCTTTTTAATTATGATGTTTAACATTGGAGCGAAATATTATGAAACAAATCACATTTCTTACTATGTAACTTATGCATCTACGACGCAAGTACTTTTTTCTCTAAATTAAGAATAGAGAAACATGCTGCTTACATAATTTAATACCCGTATACATAATTTAATACACTTATAACCACATGTTGACATTACCGATCTAATGATTAATAAAAAATCGCCCCAAAATCTAATATAACCATCACGGTCTCGGACCCCAAATTCACAGAATAATATTTacgacactttatttgacaaacaaCGCATTCCCTCTTATCAGGTGACATTTACCTTGGCCTTGCAATATGTCCTTGACCCAGGAACAGTGTGAGACGTTCTGGAAATCCGCGGACATTAACGTGGACGGCTTTCTGACCATTCAGGAACTTGCCGTCGCCCTGAGGGGTTACCGCGCTCCAGGGAGCAAACTTACTGACAAGGACATCGCTGTAAGTTCAAGAGCACTCCTTTTTATGATCTATGTTATTGTATTgtcatgtgtttgtttttcatttttaaatggaTTTCGACCCCTTTAAAACAGTTTCTTACAACACAGATGTTTCAAAATTGTATATGTCGTCTCCATAGTTTTCAAAAGAATGACCAGTAGGTAATTACTTGCAATTAAGTTGATTGTCGAATGGTAATTAATGGAGTTAACATTATAGTTTTACTAGCGTcgcaaacaaatattaaattgattATCATCATACTTGTATGTTCTTAATTCAAGAGATTCACCTGCTTATTGAGTCATCACATCATTAGTAAACGGTTTTATGAAGTCTGCAAACATGAACGATTTATTGAAGAACTTCGTTGGTTGTCCAGTCCAATAACTGAACACAATTCtgttcaagatggcgtccaagatggccgcaaaaacctattaatgatgatAACCTTGCGATTATCCActcaaatttcattattttgataTCAATACTTAAGTTTTGGGGGCACAGAACACATCGACAAAAGACGAAGTCCTTATAGTTTTGCCAAAATCAGTTATCTACGCATTAATTCGTCCACTAaaatagtcttcttttttaattacgaAATTTCGTGCCGACGTATACATAAATGATTGTAAAGTATTACGATTTCAGTTTATGTTCAACTCCATCGACAAGAATCAAGACCATAATATCTCTAAGGCAGAATTCTTCGAGGAAATGAGCAAGCCCCCTCGCTCGTAAGTGttcgttgttgttatttttagcgGAATTCTGTAATTACATTTTCCGTTAAGTAAGACTACCAGCACATCGTTTTTCGTCGCGGTTTTTCTGCCTGCTTATATGTGGTTACTATAGTTGATATTATTTTAGAGCAAGctggacaaaaacaacaacatatttttaactATTAAAGCAAGTGTTATCTATAAAGGCGGAACAATTCTCGTACAGACCGCGGACGAATGTGCATCATtgtaatattttactttttttttttttgagacaCACCGATAATTCTATGTTTTTATGTATACTGCTTATTAAAATTTGCacaaagttatatatatatactatgtaaTTGCAATCCATAACTAATTGGAAAAACTAATTGTTTGGTATGGTCCATTTTGATGATCATAACATAGGTTGACATTTGGAAAAGacattttaatatcaatattttatatattatcaaaacataaaaaaaataataatgacacTGTGTTtcttacatttataaaaaaaatctgtttacaGCCAAACGCTCAAGGACACTTTCAAAGCGTTCGACAAAGACGGAAATGGTTCCCTGTCTCGTTCTGAACTCGAGGCTGTGGTCCGTGCTTCAAAGTGCTTCAAACCAGAAGAGATCGAAGCTGCAATAGCGGAGATATTTAACACCGCAGACATCAATCATGACGGATCTGTCAGTCTTGAAGAGTTTTTGTCTGTCGTTAGCTAACACGCACGTTTCCGACCGAGTCCGAGTCCGCCATGTTTTGTCACACGTCGTCCGTTTAATGACGCCTTTACTCGGACATTTATTCGGTCTTAATTGTGGATTTGTGTTCATCCCTGGAAGAtaaaaaacgcgcaatgcgcattGTATCCATACCGTGAAGTCACTGCGATCTTGTAATCCTGTATGCTTAGCTGCAAAACGCATCGCGAATGCTTGCGCTTTATCTACACCAATACATAATCCTATCGTATTCATACACTTTTGAATTACTCATTTACGTACCGCTCGTATGATACTCGAACCAACTACCCACTGTATACATGTTCTTCATTCTACCAACTTAAACATTGATTTAATCCACAATAACATAAGTTTATAACATTTCATTGTTGTTATGCTTAAACTTAAAAGTAAAAGTCAATgtcatattatttttatgtttgaaattcaaaacacaaaaacaaacatggatccgtattcaccaaacaattcttagacttaagtctaagaataaagaaaattctttaaattagaatattcaagaatttctttaatttcgAGTCAAAcactgcagtaaacatctctatctatattattcttcatatacaACACTttattaatgacataatcaccagtggaggcctgtatatattcaaacactgaacacatttttcttggttctaagtatattgttttattcttaagtctaagaatcggttggtgaatacgggtccAACAGCAAGTtatatgagcctcgatctgggaaaactgagccttacgcatgtgcgtaaagtgtcgtcctagattagcctgtgcagtccgcaaagtcTAATCAGAAACAATCTTTATCCCagcatcagacgtgcattgtcgaaataaaccactgtggaataaattttcctctatttcggcagtgctgaaatatagctgtcacgcgcggcggagaatggtcatattactcggaatcaactataaagtaatcattttagtaaaatcgaatcagattcaacaaaacaaacaatttgatatcaagatgtaatatatttttaacaaaaaaatgcaactccaaaagcaaaaaacaaacatttttttacaaatattaagtgcgcgtactcgtgacgtcattataaacacgtcatacgacacaatgttctttcacgctaaagctgcagttgtaaAGTgcgttttttcattatttcttaaaaatcggggacgtagaggtatgataaacagaaaaacaggtgaGTTACTGATCATTTTGTAATGTATtgggctcggcacgattaaaacaatgaaacaatgtttgcttaaaataactttgggagtTATCGTgttgttcgattttcctattctatttttaaagaaataatttacgacttagaaaaatgatgggataaatcgaatactaggtcggtgccgaataaagcaaagtttattttgctcggcatgagaatctgaaccactcgccaaggctcgtggttcagattttctaagcctcgcaaaataatttttgctttattcggcaccgacctagtattctttATTTTCACCGCAAccggatttttgtttagaagagactttttttataaCGAAGAGTTcgataaaagcagaaagtgtcgtccctgattaccctgtgcagactgttaatctgggacgacactttatgcacatatattaagcccagtttccccactACGATGCTCATATAAGATATTGAGTTTGAATCCAACTGGAGCTATATGTGTCGAAACAAAATATATGGAGATACACTGCATGATTTCACAAAATATTCTTTGAATAATAAAAAGCTATTTATGAAAACTGAATACAAATTGTTCTTTTATGTTACCGTGTTCAAGACATGTGCCCTattttacaaatatgtattaaCTGTGTATCCACGGTAACAACGCAAACAGGATGCTGTCAAGGTGATAACACCCGGTAATAACATGGTTACATTAATGAGGAG encodes:
- the LOC127854754 gene encoding uncharacterized protein LOC127854754 — translated: MSLTQEQCETFWKSADINVDGFLTIQELAVALRGYRAPGSKLTDKDIAFMFNSIDKNQDHNISKAEFFEEMSKPPRSQTLKDTFKAFDKDGNGSLSRSELEAVVRASKCFKPEEIEAAIAEIFNTADINHDGSVSLEDFIKSLPLQPHNGNQATWHNC